One genomic region from Vitis riparia cultivar Riparia Gloire de Montpellier isolate 1030 chromosome 17, EGFV_Vit.rip_1.0, whole genome shotgun sequence encodes:
- the LOC117904864 gene encoding isochorismate synthase 2, chloroplastic isoform X2, whose amino-acid sequence MAAAAAGRFMDLDLRKGHLGSSPHPTSHSLHVFHRRYESCSLSMNGCQGDPKIPIGTIQTRTFPGVSTHSLALDTLSSAISHLKSDPPPFTSGILRLQVPIQQKIEAIDWLHAQQELLPRCFFSSRSQSSSFDPFIDSVNGDGNGLEDHDLVSVAGIGAAVFFRHIHPFSLDDWKSIKRFLSKKCPLIRAYGAIRFDPRANVSSEWRAFGSFYFVVPQVEFNELEGSSVLATTIAWDNALSWTWEKAIGGLQATMCQVSSIVGKLRKEVCKTFVLSNSHVPSKASWNLAVNRALQIIGRADSPLIKVVLARSSRVVTTSHIDPIAWLACLQAEGQNAYQFFLQPPDAPAFIGNTPEQLFHRKRLCIHSEALAGTRARGGSKAQDLQIELDLLSSPKEDFEFSIVRESIQRKLEAICSMVWVEPKKAIRKLPRIQHLYAQLSGRLRSEDDEFDILSSLHPTPAVCGFPREEARLLIAETEMFDRGMFAGPVGWFGGGETEFAVGIRSALVEKGFGGLIYAGTGIVRGSNSSLEWEELELKISQFTKPIKVEVPLS is encoded by the exons ATGGCAGCAGCAGCAGCTGGGCGGTTCATGGATCTAGATTTAAGGAAGGGCCACCTCGGAAGCTCACCGCACCCTACCAGCCACTCGCTTCATGTATTCCATCGA AGGTATGAGTCGTGTTCACTGTCGATGAATGGTTGCCAAGGAGACCCCAAAATTCCCATTGGAACCATCCAGACTCGGACATTTCCAGGCGTTTCAACGCACTCACTCGCCCTCGACACCCTCAGCTCCGCCATCTCCCACTTGAAATCCGACCCACCTCCCTTCACCTCCGGGATTCTACGTCTCCAG GTCCCAATTCAACAGAAAATTGAAGCAATTGATTGGCTCCACGCTCAACAAGAGCTTCTTCCCCGCTGTTTCTTCTCCAGTAGAAGCCAAAGTAGCAGTTTTGATCCATTCATAGACTCCGTCAACGGAGATGGCAACGGTTTAGAGGACCACGATTTGGTTAGTGTCGCCGGCATCGGCGCTGCAGTGTTCTTCCGACATATTCATCCATTCTCATTGGACGATTGGAAGTCCATAAAGAG GTTTCTTTCCAAGAAATGCCCTTTAATTCGTGCATACGGGGCTATTCGGTTTGATCCAAGAGCTAATGTATCATCAGAATGGAGGGCTTTTGGTTCATTCTACTTTGTGGTTCCTCAG GTGGAGTTTAATGAGCTTGAAGGAAGTTCAGTTCTTGCTACAACTATTGCATGGGATAATGCCCTTTCATGGACATGGGAAAAGGCAATTGGAGGACTTCAAGCTACAATGTGCCAG GTTTCTTCTATTGTTGGGAAGTTGAGGAAAGAAGTTTGTAAAACATTTGTCCTCAGCAATAGTCATGTTCCTAGTAAGGCATCTTGGAATCTTGCTGTTAATAGAGCTTTGCAGATAATTGGCAGAGCTGACTCACCCCTCATTAAG GTGGTACTTGCACGTAGCAGCAGGGTTGTGACTACTTCTCATATTGACCCTATAGCATGGTTGGCTTGTTTAcag GCTGAGGGACAAAATGCTTACCAGTTCTTTCTTCAGCCACCTGATGCACCAGCATTTATTGGGAACACT CCAGAGCAACTATTTCACCGAAAACGGCTTTGCATCCACAGTGAGGCTTTGGCTGGAACCCGTGCTAGAGGTGGATCAAAGGCTCAGGATCTTCAAATAGAACTTGATTTACTTTCAAG cCCCAAGGAAGACTTTGAGTTTTCTATTGTACGAGAGAGCATACAAAGAAAGCTGGAG GCCATATGCAGCATGGTGTGGGTTGAACCAAAGAAAGCAATTCGAAAACTCCCCAGAATTCAACATCTATATGCCCAATTGTCAGGACGATTGAGAAGTGAAGATGATGAG tTTGACATCTTGTCTTCTCTTCACCCAACTCCAGCAGTTTGTGGGTTTCCTAGAGAAGAAGCACGGCTTTTAATCGCTGAAACTG AAATGTTTGACCGAGGAATGTTTGCCGGTCCAGTTGGATGGTTTGGTGGAGGAGAGACCGAGTTTGCAGTTGGGATCAGGTCAGCCTTAGTGGAGAAG GGTTTTGGTGGATTAATCTATGCTGGAACTGGGATAGTTAGAGGAAGCAATTCATCTTTAGAGTGGGAGGAGCTGGAGCTCAAGATATCTCag TTCACCAAACCAATAAAAGTTGAGGTGCCTCTCTCCTGA
- the LOC117904864 gene encoding isochorismate synthase 2, chloroplastic isoform X3 gives MAAAAAGRFMDLDLRKGHLGSSPHPTSHSLHRYESCSLSMNGCQGDPKIPIGTIQTRTFPGVSTHSLALDTLSSAISHLKSDPPPFTSGILRLQVPIQQKIEAIDWLHAQQELLPRCFFSSRSQSSSFDPFIDSVNGDGNGLEDHDLVSVAGIGAAVFFRHIHPFSLDDWKSIKRFLSKKCPLIRAYGAIRFDPRANVSSEWRAFGSFYFVVPQVEFNELEGSSVLATTIAWDNALSWTWEKAIGGLQATMCQVSSIVGKLRKEVCKTFVLSNSHVPSKASWNLAVNRALQIIGRADSPLIKVVLARSSRVVTTSHIDPIAWLACLQAEGQNAYQFFLQPPDAPAFIGNTPEQLFHRKRLCIHSEALAGTRARGGSKAQDLQIELDLLSSPKEDFEFSIVRESIQRKLEAICSMVWVEPKKAIRKLPRIQHLYAQLSGRLRSEDDEFDILSSLHPTPAVCGFPREEARLLIAETEMFDRGMFAGPVGWFGGGETEFAVGIRSALVEKGFGGLIYAGTGIVRGSNSSLEWEELELKISQFTKPIKVEVPLS, from the exons ATGGCAGCAGCAGCAGCTGGGCGGTTCATGGATCTAGATTTAAGGAAGGGCCACCTCGGAAGCTCACCGCACCCTACCAGCCACTCGCTTCAT AGGTATGAGTCGTGTTCACTGTCGATGAATGGTTGCCAAGGAGACCCCAAAATTCCCATTGGAACCATCCAGACTCGGACATTTCCAGGCGTTTCAACGCACTCACTCGCCCTCGACACCCTCAGCTCCGCCATCTCCCACTTGAAATCCGACCCACCTCCCTTCACCTCCGGGATTCTACGTCTCCAG GTCCCAATTCAACAGAAAATTGAAGCAATTGATTGGCTCCACGCTCAACAAGAGCTTCTTCCCCGCTGTTTCTTCTCCAGTAGAAGCCAAAGTAGCAGTTTTGATCCATTCATAGACTCCGTCAACGGAGATGGCAACGGTTTAGAGGACCACGATTTGGTTAGTGTCGCCGGCATCGGCGCTGCAGTGTTCTTCCGACATATTCATCCATTCTCATTGGACGATTGGAAGTCCATAAAGAG GTTTCTTTCCAAGAAATGCCCTTTAATTCGTGCATACGGGGCTATTCGGTTTGATCCAAGAGCTAATGTATCATCAGAATGGAGGGCTTTTGGTTCATTCTACTTTGTGGTTCCTCAG GTGGAGTTTAATGAGCTTGAAGGAAGTTCAGTTCTTGCTACAACTATTGCATGGGATAATGCCCTTTCATGGACATGGGAAAAGGCAATTGGAGGACTTCAAGCTACAATGTGCCAG GTTTCTTCTATTGTTGGGAAGTTGAGGAAAGAAGTTTGTAAAACATTTGTCCTCAGCAATAGTCATGTTCCTAGTAAGGCATCTTGGAATCTTGCTGTTAATAGAGCTTTGCAGATAATTGGCAGAGCTGACTCACCCCTCATTAAG GTGGTACTTGCACGTAGCAGCAGGGTTGTGACTACTTCTCATATTGACCCTATAGCATGGTTGGCTTGTTTAcag GCTGAGGGACAAAATGCTTACCAGTTCTTTCTTCAGCCACCTGATGCACCAGCATTTATTGGGAACACT CCAGAGCAACTATTTCACCGAAAACGGCTTTGCATCCACAGTGAGGCTTTGGCTGGAACCCGTGCTAGAGGTGGATCAAAGGCTCAGGATCTTCAAATAGAACTTGATTTACTTTCAAG cCCCAAGGAAGACTTTGAGTTTTCTATTGTACGAGAGAGCATACAAAGAAAGCTGGAG GCCATATGCAGCATGGTGTGGGTTGAACCAAAGAAAGCAATTCGAAAACTCCCCAGAATTCAACATCTATATGCCCAATTGTCAGGACGATTGAGAAGTGAAGATGATGAG tTTGACATCTTGTCTTCTCTTCACCCAACTCCAGCAGTTTGTGGGTTTCCTAGAGAAGAAGCACGGCTTTTAATCGCTGAAACTG AAATGTTTGACCGAGGAATGTTTGCCGGTCCAGTTGGATGGTTTGGTGGAGGAGAGACCGAGTTTGCAGTTGGGATCAGGTCAGCCTTAGTGGAGAAG GGTTTTGGTGGATTAATCTATGCTGGAACTGGGATAGTTAGAGGAAGCAATTCATCTTTAGAGTGGGAGGAGCTGGAGCTCAAGATATCTCag TTCACCAAACCAATAAAAGTTGAGGTGCCTCTCTCCTGA
- the LOC117904864 gene encoding isochorismate synthase 2, chloroplastic isoform X5, with protein sequence MAAAAAGRFMDLDLRKGHLGSSPHPTSHSLHVVKRAQRYESCSLSMNGCQGDPKIPIGTIQTRTFPGVSTHSLALDTLSSAISHLKSDPPPFTSGILRLQVPIQQKIEAIDWLHAQQELLPRCFFSSRSQSSSFDPFIDSVNGDGNGLEDHDLVSVAGIGAAVFFRHIHPFSLDDWKSIKRFLSKKCPLIRAYGAIRFDPRANVSSEWRAFGSFYFVVPQVEFNELEGSSVLATTIAWDNALSWTWEKAIGGLQATMCQVSSIVGKLRKEVCKTFVLSNSHVPSKASWNLAVNRALQIIGRADSPLIKVVLARSSRVVTTSHIDPIAWLACLQAEGQNAYQFFLQPPDAPAFIGNTPEQLFHRKRLCIHSEALAGTRARGGSKAQDLQIELDLLSSPKEDFEFSIVRESIQRKLEAICSMVWVEPKKAIRKLPRIQHLYAQLSGRLRSEDDEFDILSSLHPTPAVCGFPREEARLLIAETEMFDRGMFAGPVGWFGGGETEFAVGIRSALVEKFTKPIKVEVPLS encoded by the exons ATGGCAGCAGCAGCAGCTGGGCGGTTCATGGATCTAGATTTAAGGAAGGGCCACCTCGGAAGCTCACCGCACCCTACCAGCCACTCGCTTCAT GTTGTGAAACGGGCGCAGAGGTATGAGTCGTGTTCACTGTCGATGAATGGTTGCCAAGGAGACCCCAAAATTCCCATTGGAACCATCCAGACTCGGACATTTCCAGGCGTTTCAACGCACTCACTCGCCCTCGACACCCTCAGCTCCGCCATCTCCCACTTGAAATCCGACCCACCTCCCTTCACCTCCGGGATTCTACGTCTCCAG GTCCCAATTCAACAGAAAATTGAAGCAATTGATTGGCTCCACGCTCAACAAGAGCTTCTTCCCCGCTGTTTCTTCTCCAGTAGAAGCCAAAGTAGCAGTTTTGATCCATTCATAGACTCCGTCAACGGAGATGGCAACGGTTTAGAGGACCACGATTTGGTTAGTGTCGCCGGCATCGGCGCTGCAGTGTTCTTCCGACATATTCATCCATTCTCATTGGACGATTGGAAGTCCATAAAGAG GTTTCTTTCCAAGAAATGCCCTTTAATTCGTGCATACGGGGCTATTCGGTTTGATCCAAGAGCTAATGTATCATCAGAATGGAGGGCTTTTGGTTCATTCTACTTTGTGGTTCCTCAG GTGGAGTTTAATGAGCTTGAAGGAAGTTCAGTTCTTGCTACAACTATTGCATGGGATAATGCCCTTTCATGGACATGGGAAAAGGCAATTGGAGGACTTCAAGCTACAATGTGCCAG GTTTCTTCTATTGTTGGGAAGTTGAGGAAAGAAGTTTGTAAAACATTTGTCCTCAGCAATAGTCATGTTCCTAGTAAGGCATCTTGGAATCTTGCTGTTAATAGAGCTTTGCAGATAATTGGCAGAGCTGACTCACCCCTCATTAAG GTGGTACTTGCACGTAGCAGCAGGGTTGTGACTACTTCTCATATTGACCCTATAGCATGGTTGGCTTGTTTAcag GCTGAGGGACAAAATGCTTACCAGTTCTTTCTTCAGCCACCTGATGCACCAGCATTTATTGGGAACACT CCAGAGCAACTATTTCACCGAAAACGGCTTTGCATCCACAGTGAGGCTTTGGCTGGAACCCGTGCTAGAGGTGGATCAAAGGCTCAGGATCTTCAAATAGAACTTGATTTACTTTCAAG cCCCAAGGAAGACTTTGAGTTTTCTATTGTACGAGAGAGCATACAAAGAAAGCTGGAG GCCATATGCAGCATGGTGTGGGTTGAACCAAAGAAAGCAATTCGAAAACTCCCCAGAATTCAACATCTATATGCCCAATTGTCAGGACGATTGAGAAGTGAAGATGATGAG tTTGACATCTTGTCTTCTCTTCACCCAACTCCAGCAGTTTGTGGGTTTCCTAGAGAAGAAGCACGGCTTTTAATCGCTGAAACTG AAATGTTTGACCGAGGAATGTTTGCCGGTCCAGTTGGATGGTTTGGTGGAGGAGAGACCGAGTTTGCAGTTGGGATCAGGTCAGCCTTAGTGGAGAAG TTCACCAAACCAATAAAAGTTGAGGTGCCTCTCTCCTGA